From the Spiroplasma sp. BIUS-1 genome, one window contains:
- a CDS encoding ATP-binding cassette domain-containing protein gives MSHLITFENFEKVFKNNKIGPINFKVRKGKVLGLLGDSGSGKSVLINSLIGTIKKFKGNINVDNVSRKSRHYYKINSKIGFYVQMDFSLYEISAYKYLLNMCIIFGINSNEAKRRVEHWLTFFDLWESKNKKLKDFSWGMKNRINLIMCFIKEPEILILDEPGANLDSVWRNRVKNLLIKYTNEGKTIIITAHNIDEIADIIDDYVVLESGNKIFEGSKEELDIYSKFKIFIKDSFDIVSFRKFLSEKNIKSFKYDENENSLVVSIKDYKQLNYLIVYLIKNLLLLENLVKLPVNIEAINKAIESKKNTE, from the coding sequence ATGAGTCATTTAATAACATTTGAGAACTTTGAAAAAGTTTTCAAGAACAATAAAATTGGACCAATAAATTTTAAAGTAAGAAAAGGTAAAGTTCTTGGACTGCTTGGAGATAGTGGTAGTGGTAAAAGTGTTTTAATAAACTCTTTGATAGGCACTATTAAAAAATTTAAAGGAAATATAAATGTAGACAATGTAAGTAGAAAATCAAGACACTATTATAAAATTAATAGCAAAATAGGATTTTATGTCCAAATGGATTTTTCATTATATGAAATATCTGCTTACAAGTATTTATTAAATATGTGTATCATATTTGGTATTAACTCAAACGAAGCTAAAAGAAGAGTAGAGCATTGATTAACATTTTTTGATTTATGAGAAAGTAAAAATAAAAAACTAAAAGATTTCTCATGAGGAATGAAAAATAGAATTAATCTTATAATGTGTTTTATAAAAGAACCTGAAATATTAATACTTGACGAACCAGGTGCTAATTTAGATTCGGTTTGAAGAAATAGAGTAAAAAACTTATTAATAAAATACACCAATGAAGGAAAAACTATAATAATAACTGCTCACAACATTGATGAGATTGCAGATATTATTGATGACTATGTTGTTCTTGAAAGTGGAAATAAAATATTTGAAGGATCTAAAGAAGAATTAGACATTTACTCAAAATTTAAAATATTTATTAAAGATAGTTTTGATATTGTTAGCTTCAGAAAATTTTTATCAGAAAAAAATATTAAAAGTTTTAAATATGATGAAAATGAAAACTCATTAGTTGTATCAATTAAAGACTATAAGCAACTTAACTATTTAATTGTCTATTTAATTAAAAACCTACTATTGTTGGAAAACCTAGTAAAGCTACCTGTAAATATTGAAGCTATAAATAAAGCAATTGAATCTAAGAAAAATACAGAATAA
- the ispH gene encoding 4-hydroxy-3-methylbut-2-enyl diphosphate reductase: MNVIKVIPRGFCLGVVQSIKMAKDAVKMYQDKEIYMIGLLVHNKIIVKELEDLGIIAIDDWKKSRLDIINTIPKGSVVIFSAHGTDPKVIKRAQELELIVVDTKCEWVLETENVIQKYLKLGFDVIFIGKHYHPETIALTSLDNSRIHLVTNTQEVEELNISNSDIFVTNQTTLSIIDTDLIYKKIKEKYENVIFKNDLCQATLVRQQAVLDLNPSEVDLLYVVGDERSNNTLKLVELAQNKGIRSIRINRKEEINLEDLKDVKNVAVTAGASTSSIIQNQFIKYLEELKNETN, from the coding sequence ATGAATGTTATAAAAGTGATTCCAAGAGGATTTTGTCTTGGAGTAGTTCAATCTATAAAAATGGCAAAAGATGCAGTAAAAATGTATCAAGATAAAGAAATTTATATGATAGGTCTATTGGTGCATAATAAAATCATTGTAAAAGAACTTGAAGATCTTGGAATAATTGCAATTGATGATTGAAAAAAATCTCGTTTAGACATAATAAATACAATACCTAAAGGTAGTGTAGTTATTTTTTCAGCTCACGGAACAGATCCTAAAGTTATAAAAAGAGCACAAGAGTTAGAATTAATTGTAGTAGACACAAAGTGTGAGTGAGTTTTAGAAACAGAAAATGTTATTCAAAAGTATTTAAAACTAGGTTTTGATGTTATATTTATTGGAAAACACTATCACCCCGAAACAATAGCTTTAACAAGTTTGGATAATTCAAGAATTCATTTAGTTACAAACACTCAAGAAGTTGAAGAATTGAACATTTCAAATAGCGATATATTTGTAACAAATCAAACTACCCTTTCAATAATAGATACAGATTTGATATATAAAAAAATAAAAGAAAAATATGAGAATGTTATTTTTAAAAATGATTTGTGTCAAGCGACACTAGTAAGACAACAAGCAGTTTTAGATTTAAACCCTAGCGAAGTTGATCTTCTTTATGTTGTTGGTGATGAAAGAAGCAACAACACATTAAAGTTGGTTGAGTTAGCACAAAACAAAGGTATTAGATCTATTAGAATTAATAGAAAAGAAGAAATCAATTTAGAAGATTTAAAAGATGTTAAAAATGTTGCAGTCACAGCTGGAGCATCTACTTCGAGCATAATTCAAAACCAATTTATAAAATATTTAGAGGAATTAAAAAACGAAACTAACTAG
- a CDS encoding Nif3-like dinuclear metal center hexameric protein, translating into MTKIKANALVNYLNDVFPQKNAAEWDKVGLQLEEVYNLESQDEIEHVVICLDVTKEVVNYAIENKANFIISRHPFLFLDFESEMKNLAKKEIYEMCLENEIQIFSIHTNYDNSDKQNIMDLIETQLNVKGVDKVGEFNEGYKIKLLRPVSLKEAVDKLKFVFGKQQSLLTRNSDFEKEIETIYLTPGSGASTMLELQLRDTFFVTGEAKWSEWLYADQNNVTMLTLGHYMENHFIDDLENKLLKTFGDEVKISAFDIKNTFIII; encoded by the coding sequence ATGACTAAAATAAAAGCTAATGCTTTGGTTAACTATCTAAACGATGTATTTCCACAAAAGAATGCAGCGGAATGAGATAAAGTCGGATTACAACTTGAAGAAGTTTATAACTTAGAAAGTCAAGATGAAATAGAACATGTTGTTATTTGTCTTGATGTTACAAAAGAAGTTGTAAACTATGCTATTGAAAACAAAGCAAACTTTATTATAAGTAGACATCCATTTTTATTTTTAGACTTTGAATCTGAAATGAAAAACTTAGCAAAAAAAGAAATTTATGAAATGTGTTTAGAAAATGAAATACAAATATTTTCAATTCACACAAACTATGACAATAGTGATAAACAAAACATTATGGATCTTATTGAAACACAATTAAATGTTAAGGGTGTTGATAAAGTAGGAGAGTTTAATGAAGGATACAAAATTAAATTATTAAGACCTGTTTCTTTAAAAGAAGCTGTTGATAAATTAAAATTTGTTTTTGGAAAACAACAATCACTATTAACAAGAAATTCAGATTTCGAAAAAGAAATAGAAACTATTTATTTAACACCTGGTAGTGGAGCATCAACGATGCTTGAATTACAATTGCGAGATACATTCTTTGTAACTGGTGAAGCAAAATGAAGTGAATGACTTTATGCTGATCAAAACAATGTAACAATGTTGACTTTAGGACACTATATGGAAAATCATTTTATTGATGATTTAGAAAACAAGTTACTAAAAACATTTGGTGATGAAGTTAAGATAAGTGCTTTTGATATAAAAAACACTTTCATAATTATTTAA
- a CDS encoding class I SAM-dependent methyltransferase — protein MSFLTPRLFSLASLITEGEVVADIGTDHAYLPIYLAKDGKAKKIYATDVSLGPLNVAKNNLASFGVADKVETILADGIEWTIPNKIKLDSCIIAGMGSTSILDILKKDNENIYSYIIASNTSLEPIRIWTKQKKYFVEKELIVEDNKIIYEIIKINKFAGTKIKNKKDILFGPILIKDENNKLFLQKWLEEEEKLFNLLQQIPKKDKKYKEILNRKKEISKLLKRRTLIND, from the coding sequence TTGAGTTTTTTAACACCGCGTTTGTTCTCTTTAGCTAGTTTAATTACAGAAGGAGAAGTTGTTGCAGACATCGGAACTGATCATGCATATCTTCCAATCTATTTAGCTAAAGATGGTAAAGCAAAAAAAATATATGCGACAGATGTTTCCTTAGGACCTCTTAATGTTGCAAAAAATAATCTGGCATCTTTTGGAGTGGCAGATAAAGTAGAAACAATATTGGCAGATGGTATTGAATGAACAATACCAAACAAGATAAAACTTGACTCTTGTATTATTGCAGGAATGGGTTCAACATCAATATTAGATATTTTAAAAAAGGATAACGAAAATATTTATTCTTATATTATTGCATCTAATACAAGTTTAGAACCAATTAGGATTTGGACTAAACAAAAAAAATACTTTGTAGAAAAAGAACTTATTGTAGAAGATAACAAAATTATTTATGAAATTATCAAAATAAACAAATTTGCAGGAACAAAAATAAAAAATAAAAAAGATATTTTATTTGGTCCTATTTTAATTAAAGATGAAAATAATAAATTATTTTTACAAAAATGACTTGAAGAAGAAGAAAAACTTTTCAATCTATTACAACAAATTCCTAAAAAGGATAAAAAATACAAAGAAATTTTAAATAGAAAAAAAGAAATAAGTAAACTTTTAAAAAGGAGAACTTTAATTAATGACTAA
- a CDS encoding sigma-70 family RNA polymerase sigma factor has protein sequence MALNLKKFETMEEFKEYLWNYLDKNDNEIAQEEIQEVIAKKFQDIDEEEIALLFEELAKREVNFTDELLEDDEDEDEDDEDEIDDDADELEGEFRKRDKERKDLKKANENNTPVKYRVGGISNETKIQDIIKSYFNQIGSSKILTKDEEVEYAKMLEDEDPEIAKEGRDKLITSNLKLVISVARKHLNRGLDFADLIEEGNIGLMKAVDKFDYKKGFKFSTYATWWIRQAITRAIADQARTIRIPVHMVETINKLTRIERQLTQELGREPTSKEVAKTFGKGITPQKVIEIKKLSIEPVSLEKPFGDEDDTHFGDFVEDKDISSPDEYAEKEALREVIDEVFSDILAPREEKVVRMRFGILPTKLRTLVRLAQECDDDSYEELKAAVAELDIHYDTSIERIQKYKNPMIQLHLSKYDSPKTLEEVGKELKVTRERIRQIEAKTIRKFKPSASNPKAKALRDFFKG, from the coding sequence ATGGCATTAAATTTAAAAAAATTTGAAACAATGGAAGAATTCAAAGAGTATCTTTGAAACTACTTAGATAAAAATGATAACGAAATAGCTCAAGAAGAAATTCAAGAAGTTATTGCTAAAAAATTTCAAGACATCGATGAAGAAGAAATAGCTTTACTTTTTGAAGAGTTAGCTAAAAGAGAAGTTAACTTTACAGATGAACTTCTAGAAGATGATGAAGACGAAGATGAAGATGATGAAGACGAAATTGATGATGATGCTGATGAACTAGAAGGTGAATTCAGAAAAAGAGATAAAGAAAGAAAAGATCTTAAAAAAGCTAACGAAAACAACACACCTGTTAAATACAGAGTTGGTGGAATTAGTAATGAAACTAAAATTCAAGATATCATCAAATCATATTTCAACCAAATTGGTTCATCAAAAATATTAACTAAAGATGAAGAAGTTGAATATGCAAAAATGTTAGAAGATGAAGATCCAGAAATTGCAAAAGAAGGAAGAGATAAATTAATTACTTCAAACTTAAAACTTGTTATTTCTGTTGCAAGAAAACATTTAAACAGAGGATTAGACTTTGCTGACTTAATCGAAGAAGGAAATATTGGATTAATGAAAGCTGTTGATAAATTCGATTACAAAAAAGGATTTAAATTCTCAACATATGCTACATGATGAATTCGTCAAGCAATCACAAGAGCTATTGCTGACCAAGCAAGAACAATTCGTATTCCAGTTCACATGGTTGAGACAATCAACAAGTTAACTAGAATTGAAAGACAACTAACTCAAGAGTTGGGTAGAGAACCTACTTCAAAAGAAGTTGCAAAAACTTTTGGAAAAGGAATCACTCCACAAAAAGTTATTGAAATTAAAAAGTTATCAATTGAACCAGTTAGTTTAGAAAAACCATTTGGAGATGAAGACGATACTCACTTTGGAGACTTTGTTGAAGATAAAGATATTTCTTCACCAGATGAATATGCTGAAAAAGAAGCTTTAAGAGAAGTTATTGATGAAGTTTTCTCTGACATACTTGCACCAAGAGAAGAAAAAGTTGTTAGAATGAGATTTGGAATCTTACCAACTAAACTAAGAACTTTAGTAAGACTTGCACAAGAGTGTGATGATGATAGTTATGAAGAACTAAAAGCAGCAGTAGCTGAATTGGATATTCATTATGATACATCAATTGAAAGAATTCAAAAATATAAAAATCCAATGATTCAATTACATCTTTCAAAATATGACTCACCAAAAACTTTAGAAGAAGTTGGTAAAGAGTTAAAAGTTACAAGAGAAAGAATTAGACAAATTGAAGCAAAAACAATTAGAAAATTCAAACCATCTGCATCAAATCCTAAAGCAAAAGCTTTAAGAGATTTCTTTAAAGGGTAA
- the dnaG gene encoding DNA primase, with protein MAISQQQIDLVLSKANIVDVIGKYIDLQKKGRNYVSVCPFHDDSDPSMNVSPDKKIFKCFVCGTGGNVITFVQEFNNITFFKALSLIATDLKIEIDGLKNFEDKPKYNSKESILFDINKAAADFFNGLLISSLSVKARNYLKERKITESEISKFKIGFCPNKAKVYDYLIKLGFSKENIFESGIVYKNGIDHNCAFENRLIFPITDEEGNVIGFSGRVIDSDESPKYKNSSENLIFKKSQLAYNFDHAKKEARIKNEIIILEGFMDVISLESIDIKNTVAIMGTSMSDYHTKLFSRVAKRYKLFLDGDKAGVNAALKISQFLLEKGIDVTIIENNSGKDPDELVKAGEKNLINQMIDNSIHPADFATKYFSKDLDTKNSIKVSEFVEKVIDILRFEKNENIINSIIVNLSEISKLEKNIIQNNFDKVRSKVKPVANNFEVNNYQQEYQQVENSEDYINRMLNAFVEEDQSQFDIPEYTFETVKKSAVKKITTKNINSQSARHFAEAAIVWNLLDNDSLIEELTKRINQIESVGVKRILNFIIEQYKENKYVGHNWEQVANDIRELNEAYCEYIFDINNRHFSSLQKTLTSKGLEDCFDIIELYKIEDEIKTYNDKMNSIEDKELKIHFAEQIEELLKDRNKIYEKRRKQ; from the coding sequence TTGGCAATCTCACAACAACAAATTGATTTAGTTTTAAGTAAAGCCAACATCGTTGATGTTATTGGCAAGTATATTGATCTTCAAAAGAAAGGTAGAAACTATGTTTCTGTTTGTCCTTTCCATGATGATTCAGATCCTTCTATGAATGTTTCGCCAGACAAAAAAATATTTAAATGTTTTGTTTGTGGAACTGGTGGAAATGTAATTACATTTGTTCAAGAATTTAATAACATAACATTTTTTAAAGCTTTATCTTTAATTGCAACTGATTTAAAAATTGAAATAGATGGTTTAAAAAATTTCGAAGACAAACCAAAATATAATTCTAAAGAAAGTATTTTATTCGATATAAATAAAGCTGCTGCAGATTTCTTTAATGGTTTATTAATTTCTTCTTTATCTGTTAAAGCAAGAAATTATTTAAAAGAAAGAAAAATTACTGAAAGTGAAATATCAAAATTTAAAATTGGTTTTTGTCCCAATAAAGCAAAAGTTTATGACTATTTAATAAAACTTGGATTTTCAAAAGAAAACATTTTCGAATCTGGAATAGTTTATAAAAATGGAATTGATCACAACTGTGCTTTTGAAAATAGATTAATATTTCCTATAACTGATGAAGAGGGAAATGTAATTGGATTTTCTGGTAGAGTAATTGATTCTGATGAATCACCAAAATATAAAAACAGTAGTGAAAATTTAATTTTCAAAAAATCTCAACTTGCTTACAACTTTGATCATGCAAAAAAAGAAGCTAGAATAAAAAATGAAATTATTATTCTTGAAGGATTTATGGATGTAATAAGTTTAGAATCTATTGATATAAAAAATACTGTAGCTATTATGGGAACAAGTATGAGTGATTATCATACAAAACTTTTCTCGAGAGTAGCTAAAAGATATAAATTATTTTTAGATGGAGATAAAGCTGGAGTTAATGCTGCTTTAAAAATTTCTCAATTCCTTTTAGAAAAAGGAATTGATGTAACAATAATTGAAAACAATTCAGGAAAAGATCCGGACGAACTTGTAAAAGCGGGTGAAAAGAATTTAATTAATCAAATGATTGACAATTCAATTCACCCAGCAGACTTTGCAACTAAATATTTCTCGAAAGATTTAGATACAAAGAACTCAATCAAGGTAAGTGAGTTTGTTGAAAAAGTTATAGACATTTTAAGATTTGAAAAAAATGAAAATATAATAAATTCTATAATTGTAAACTTATCTGAAATTTCAAAACTTGAAAAAAACATTATTCAAAATAATTTTGATAAAGTTAGAAGTAAAGTAAAACCAGTGGCTAATAATTTTGAAGTAAATAATTACCAACAAGAATATCAACAAGTTGAAAATAGTGAAGACTATATAAACAGAATGCTAAATGCATTTGTTGAAGAAGATCAATCACAATTTGATATTCCTGAATATACTTTTGAAACTGTAAAGAAAAGTGCAGTTAAAAAAATTACTACAAAAAATATTAACAGTCAAAGCGCAAGACACTTCGCAGAAGCTGCAATAGTTTGAAATCTTTTAGACAATGATTCATTAATTGAAGAGTTAACAAAAAGAATAAATCAAATTGAAAGTGTTGGAGTAAAAAGAATCTTAAACTTTATAATTGAACAGTATAAAGAAAATAAATATGTTGGTCACAACTGAGAACAAGTGGCAAATGATATTAGAGAATTAAATGAAGCTTATTGTGAATATATATTTGATATAAATAATAGACACTTCTCATCATTACAAAAAACTCTAACATCAAAAGGTTTGGAAGATTGTTTTGATATAATTGAACTTTATAAAATTGAAGATGAAATAAAAACTTATAATGATAAAATGAATTCTATTGAAGACAAAGAATTAAAAATTCATTTTGCAGAACAAATTGAAGAATTACTAAAAGATAGAAATAAAATCTATGAAAAAAGGAGAAAACAATAA
- a CDS encoding glycine--tRNA ligase — protein sequence MKVEIEKLISHLKSQGFVFQGSEIYGGLANSWDYGPLGAEVKNKLKKLWWDFFVRRNEYNIGLDSSIILNPKVWQASGHLGNFNDPLIDCKKCKSRFRADKLIEEKFTDMNVGGWTNEEIENFIKEKAINCPKCDANDFTNIRQFTLMFKTNQGVVEDEASTVYLRPETAQGIFVQYKNSQRALRKKLPFGIGQIGKSFRNEITPGNFIFRTREFEQMELEFFFSPNDSNDWFEYWLEKVKFFLEKIVLIDTKNYSIREHDKDELAHYAKRTVDIEFDFPFGRGELWGIAHRSDFDLNQHQTHSGQDLTYLDPETNEKYLAHVIEPSVGVERLLLAIFCQSYVEEQLENGERVVMKLPYKLAPYSVAIMPLQKQQKEKANELYKELLLDFDAIFDETGNIGKRYRRQDAIGTPFCVTVDFDTENDNCVTVRNRDTMEQERIEITKLKEYLITKII from the coding sequence ATGAAAGTAGAAATAGAAAAACTTATTTCACACTTGAAATCACAAGGTTTTGTGTTTCAAGGATCAGAAATATATGGTGGACTTGCCAATTCATGAGATTATGGTCCATTAGGAGCTGAAGTAAAAAACAAGTTAAAGAAACTATGATGAGATTTCTTTGTAAGAAGAAATGAATATAACATCGGATTAGATTCATCAATTATCTTAAATCCAAAAGTTTGACAAGCATCAGGTCACTTGGGTAACTTCAATGATCCATTAATTGATTGTAAAAAATGTAAATCACGTTTTAGAGCGGATAAATTAATAGAAGAAAAATTCACTGACATGAACGTTGGGGGATGAACAAATGAAGAAATTGAAAACTTCATAAAAGAAAAAGCTATTAATTGTCCTAAATGTGATGCAAATGATTTTACAAATATTAGACAATTTACTTTAATGTTTAAAACAAACCAAGGAGTTGTTGAAGATGAAGCTTCAACAGTTTACTTAAGACCAGAAACTGCTCAAGGTATTTTTGTTCAATACAAAAATTCACAAAGAGCTTTAAGAAAAAAACTTCCTTTTGGAATTGGTCAAATTGGTAAATCATTTAGAAATGAAATTACTCCAGGTAACTTTATTTTTAGAACTAGAGAGTTTGAACAAATGGAATTAGAATTCTTTTTCTCACCAAATGATTCAAATGATTGATTTGAATATTGATTAGAAAAAGTTAAATTCTTTTTAGAAAAAATAGTTCTTATTGATACAAAAAACTATTCAATAAGAGAACATGATAAAGACGAACTTGCACATTATGCTAAGAGAACAGTTGATATCGAATTTGATTTCCCATTTGGTAGAGGAGAACTTTGAGGAATTGCTCACAGAAGTGATTTTGATTTAAATCAACATCAAACACATTCAGGACAAGATCTAACTTATTTAGATCCTGAAACTAATGAAAAATACTTAGCTCATGTTATTGAACCAAGTGTTGGAGTTGAAAGATTATTATTAGCAATTTTCTGTCAAAGTTATGTAGAAGAACAATTGGAAAATGGAGAAAGAGTTGTAATGAAACTTCCTTACAAACTTGCTCCATATTCAGTTGCAATTATGCCTTTACAAAAACAACAAAAAGAAAAAGCAAATGAGTTATATAAAGAATTATTATTAGACTTTGATGCAATTTTCGATGAAACTGGTAACATTGGTAAACGTTACAGAAGACAAGATGCAATAGGTACACCATTTTGTGTAACAGTTGATTTTGATACTGAAAACGATAACTGTGTAACTGTAAGAAACAGAGATACAATGGAACAAGAAAGAATTGAAATTACAAAACTTAAAGAATATTTAATTACAAAAATTATTTAA
- the recO gene encoding DNA repair protein RecO: protein MGATKINAVVMETTDFDDYAKIIKVFSKQFGRISFIAPGVNKSTSKNKYSVQTFSLSDFEIFKARREDKLSKLKTGVLKKDYFKIAQNYNNYVYGSIMFKILDQIDQISNKNYKIYKMLISSLENINNNNNAFINYLFFITYVIQESIQPLRIKGCVRCKKSTFPIVRFEYTEYGFVCARCLWPGEKTQPESFIKVISNIHRKTIHFNVEQKYHYTDLIVLHNIVVDYYETVLGFYLGPIKLLKDTVALNVSEKESELYK from the coding sequence ATGGGAGCAACTAAAATTAATGCTGTAGTTATGGAAACAACAGATTTTGACGACTATGCAAAAATCATTAAAGTATTTAGTAAACAGTTTGGAAGAATCTCTTTCATAGCTCCTGGTGTTAATAAGTCTACTTCAAAAAATAAATATTCAGTACAAACATTTAGTTTGAGTGATTTTGAAATATTTAAAGCAAGAAGAGAAGACAAATTAAGTAAGCTTAAAACAGGGGTTTTAAAAAAAGACTACTTTAAAATAGCTCAAAACTATAATAACTATGTTTATGGTTCTATAATGTTTAAAATATTAGATCAAATTGATCAAATAAGCAACAAAAACTACAAAATCTATAAGATGCTTATTAGTTCTTTAGAAAATATAAACAACAATAATAATGCTTTTATAAATTATTTATTCTTTATAACTTATGTTATTCAAGAATCAATTCAACCTTTAAGAATAAAAGGTTGTGTAAGGTGTAAAAAATCTACTTTCCCAATAGTTAGGTTTGAATATACTGAATATGGCTTTGTTTGTGCAAGGTGCTTATGACCGGGAGAAAAAACTCAACCAGAGTCTTTTATAAAGGTTATTTCAAACATTCACAGAAAAACAATACACTTCAATGTGGAGCAAAAGTATCACTACACTGATTTAATTGTTCTTCATAACATAGTTGTAGATTATTATGAAACTGTATTAGGATTTTATTTAGGACCAATAAAACTATTAAAAGATACTGTAGCTTTAAATGTCAGCGAAAAAGAATCAGAACTATATAAATAA
- the era gene encoding GTPase Era: protein MEKIRSGFISIIGRPNVGKSTLLNTLLEKKVSIVTNKAQTTRNRINGILTHDDAQYIFVDTPGVHKAQHELGRFMNKVALSSTKGVDVILFLAPADEFIGDNDKFILNALKERDVPVFLVITKSDLVNKERLETRIKEWKQQDFNFSKILTISSTMGSNLNELLNEIKDSLPETGIKFYPDDTFTDQPERFLIREIIREEILLQTEQEIPHSVAILIDKFEEKKDIIKVIASIICERQSQKGIIIGNKGVKIKSIGVNSRQKLEALFDKQFYLELFVKTKEKWRQSASLIKQLGYDKDSY, encoded by the coding sequence TTGGAAAAAATTAGATCAGGATTTATTAGTATAATTGGTAGACCAAATGTTGGTAAATCAACTTTACTAAATACTTTATTAGAAAAAAAAGTGTCAATTGTTACTAACAAGGCACAGACAACAAGAAATAGAATAAATGGGATATTGACTCACGATGATGCTCAATACATCTTTGTAGATACTCCTGGTGTTCACAAAGCACAACATGAGTTAGGGAGATTTATGAATAAAGTGGCACTTTCATCAACAAAAGGGGTGGATGTTATTTTATTTTTAGCTCCAGCAGATGAGTTTATTGGAGACAATGATAAATTTATTTTAAATGCTTTAAAAGAAAGAGATGTACCGGTATTTTTAGTTATTACTAAAAGTGACTTGGTAAACAAAGAAAGATTAGAAACTAGAATTAAAGAATGAAAACAACAAGATTTCAACTTTTCAAAAATTCTTACAATATCTTCTACAATGGGAAGTAATTTAAATGAACTTTTAAATGAAATAAAAGATTCATTACCAGAAACTGGTATTAAGTTTTATCCTGATGATACATTTACAGATCAACCAGAACGTTTCTTAATAAGAGAAATTATTCGTGAAGAAATCTTATTGCAAACAGAGCAGGAAATTCCTCACTCAGTTGCTATTTTAATAGATAAATTCGAAGAAAAAAAAGACATTATCAAAGTAATTGCTTCAATAATTTGTGAAAGACAAAGTCAAAAAGGGATTATTATTGGTAATAAAGGAGTGAAAATTAAGTCTATTGGTGTAAACTCAAGACAAAAACTTGAAGCTCTTTTTGACAAACAATTCTATTTAGAATTATTTGTAAAAACAAAAGAAAAATGAAGACAATCTGCTTCATTGATTAAACAACTAGGGTACGACAAAGATAGTTATTAG
- the cdd gene encoding cytidine deaminase, which yields MKFDKNEVYNDLKELRERAYAPYSNFRVSCIVYLKDGNKIKGVNVENAAYNPTICAERSALPQMIAQGYNKDDVELVALYTDSEGFGSPCGTCRQTLFELLLDNQALWVYNKNEFLGSFEVKDFLPYAFTSKNI from the coding sequence ATGAAATTTGACAAAAATGAAGTTTATAACGATTTAAAAGAACTTAGAGAAAGAGCTTATGCTCCATACTCAAACTTTAGAGTATCTTGTATCGTTTATTTAAAAGATGGTAATAAAATTAAAGGAGTTAATGTTGAAAATGCAGCATATAACCCAACAATTTGTGCCGAAAGAAGTGCATTGCCACAAATGATAGCTCAAGGTTACAATAAAGATGATGTAGAGTTAGTTGCTCTTTATACTGATTCAGAAGGATTTGGATCTCCTTGTGGAACATGCAGACAAACTCTTTTTGAATTATTATTAGATAATCAAGCTCTTTGGGTTTATAATAAAAATGAATTTCTTGGTTCGTTTGAGGTAAAGGATTTCTTACCTTATGCATTTACAAGCAAGAATATATAG
- a CDS encoding diacylglycerol kinase family protein, producing the protein MAKKNDIKKKSKVGTRVKNKFANAARGIYTAFKEESTLIVYLIAVIFAIGLGIWINLSTIEWSIVVLTIGVLTGFEFVNTSIENFVDLLSFEYNIQAKKIKDICAAASIINALLSVVIGFLIYLPKLIETIGNLFG; encoded by the coding sequence ATGGCAAAGAAAAATGACATTAAAAAGAAGTCAAAAGTTGGTACAAGAGTTAAGAACAAATTTGCAAATGCTGCAAGGGGTATTTACACTGCTTTCAAAGAGGAATCTACTTTAATTGTTTATCTAATTGCAGTTATTTTTGCAATTGGTCTAGGTATTTGAATAAACCTATCAACAATTGAGTGATCAATTGTAGTTCTTACAATCGGGGTTCTTACTGGATTTGAATTTGTAAATACTTCAATTGAAAACTTTGTTGACTTACTTAGTTTTGAATACAATATTCAAGCTAAAAAAATTAAAGATATTTGTGCAGCTGCAAGTATCATTAATGCGCTGTTATCTGTTGTTATTGGTTTCTTAATTTATTTGCCAAAATTAATTGAAACTATAGGAAACTTATTTGGATAG